Proteins encoded within one genomic window of Heptranchias perlo isolate sHepPer1 chromosome 35, sHepPer1.hap1, whole genome shotgun sequence:
- the LOC137302190 gene encoding transmembrane protein 217-like, producing MVNFHNLYVKLRRVLAGEVCGLTPRDGTIVAGMFMLMVSIMHLIFESGHFRHYKNLPNPTPSDVEDSLFLKIIPFCIGSITLVCVNIVAIFLLLISVWKELFWGVGGYIIWIVCYEIGQLNLLIFTIPYHVELSNSVRALEWFGFSMRLISHFFWLTFMIVHTIELYKISRNNEDPSQSKKQVPPRLKFAKDLAV from the coding sequence ATGGTGAACTTTCATAACTTGTACGTCAAATTGAGAAGAGTGCTAGCTGGCGAAGTGTGTGGGTTGACTCCCAGAGATGGGACCATCGTGGCCGGAATGTTCATGTTGATGGTATCCATCATGCACCTCATCTTTGAATCAGGGCATTTTCGTCATTACAAGAACCTCCCTAATCCCACCCCTTCGGATGTTGAGGACAGTCTATTTTTGAAAATTATACCATTCTGCATCGGATCAATTACACTTGTCTGTGTGAACATCGTTGCAATCTTTCTCTTGCTCATATCAGTCTGGAAGGAGTTATTTTGGGGAGTAGGAGGCTACATCATTTGGATAGTATGTTATGAGATTGGGCAGCTTAACCTCCTGATTTTCACAATACCTTATCATGTGGAGCTCTCAAACAGTGTGCGAGCACTGGAATGGTTTGGATTCTCCATGCGCTTGATTTCGCACTTTTTCTGGCTGACATTTATGATCGTGCATACAATCGAGTTGTACAAAATCAGCAGAAATAACGAGGATCCTTCACAAAGCAAGAAACAGGTTCCACCACGACTCAAGTTTGCAAAGGACCTGGCGGTGTAA